Sequence from the Pyrobaculum neutrophilum V24Sta genome:
GACGAGGTTGTGGGCCTTAAGCTCAGCCCGGAGGAGGCGGGGAGGGGGGTGGAGGCTATCTATAGTGTTTTGCATAGGGCCTACACGGCTTGGGACGCTCCGCTCCACATCGATCTGTCTGAGGTGTCTCTTTACGAGCCGGTTAGGCTGAGGCTCGTGGAGAGGATGCTGGCGAGGAGGAGGGGGGTCACTGTGTTCGAGAGCAACTACGTGGACGACGTGTTGATCGCGTTGAAGAGGGGGGTGCCCGCCTATCTTGTCTACAAGACGGGGGGCGGGGCCTCGCTCTTGAGGATCTCAAGCCCCAGCGACCTCGCTAAGCTGCCGCCTGAGGCGGAGCATTCTCTGAAGTCGATGGGGTTGAGCCCTGATTTGTTGACAAGCAGAGTTAAGCAACTGGCCTCAATCCTCTACGAAGGTCGGCCGCTTGGCGTTTCGTAAGCTGGCCGTGTAGGCGGGACTGAGCTGTTCGGGCACTTGGCGCGTTTAAATGAACACGATTACTATCTCGTACTTAAGCAGGAGGTGGGGGAGTTCGGCGCAGTCTCTGTGGCTTCGGCAAGTGAGTATTCCCGTCTTCACTCGGATTTCTGGGGCGTTTTTGGCCGGCAACACTATGACCGCTCTGCAGCGGGAGGTGTCGCATTGCTGGCCGTCGATTGTCTTGGTCTTTATGTGGCTCGTGTCGAGTTTTGTGGTGAACTCAACGCCGATTTTCTGGCCGCTGTCGTCGAGGAAGTAGCAGTCTACGGCGTTGTCTCTGTGGCGTAGGCAGTCGTCGGAGATGCTGTCGTCTAGGACATGGCTGAGGTATCTGTGGACTTCGTTGGGGTCGTGGCTCTGCATCTTGGAGATGCGTAGGTACTTCGTGACGTGTTTGCTGCCGTCTGGTATGTGGAGTCTGGCGACGCAGGGGCAGCTCATCGGTAGATCTTGCTGTATATCTCCATGAGGACTCTGCCGTAGGGGGTTAGGTTGTAGTCGGCGGGGGCTATCTCCCCCGCGTGGAAGATCCAGCCGGCCGTCTCCACGCGTAGCTTCTCCTTTCCTAGGTACTCCGCCACTGCGTCTAGGTTGTTGAATAGGTCGTAGATGAGGGGGAGGTGGGTGGCCACCACGGCTCTTGCGCCTCGGGAGGCCGCCTGGGCTATCCGGTAGGCGATGTAGGCGGCGTCGTCTGGGTAGAGGCCGTCTAGGGTGCCGTCGAGGAGGAGCATCTCGCCTTCTGACGCGTAGCCGGCGAGGCGCTCGAGCACGCCGATGAGGACGACAGCATTGGAGGAGTGCCTTATGGGCAGGTGCTTGCCGTCTACCTCCTCCCACAGCTCTCCGCCGCGTACCACCACCGGGTACCTCTCGCCCACTTTCTTCATCACGGCCTTTTCTATGTACGCCAGCACCTCCCCCCTCTCGTCGGGGGGTGCGCAGTGTCTGTACCTCAGGGTGTACTCCAGGCCCTCGTATAGGAGGTAGGCCATGAACTGGCCCCTGGCGTCTGCGGCGCATGAGACCCCGTCGGCCGTGCTTTCGCATCTGACGACGCCGTCCTCTGTCTCAAGAGCGATGTGGCCCTCGGCGCCGAGGTAGCTCTCTGCCAGCTCCCGCAGGAAGCCGGGAATTCTGCCCTGTCTGGAGTAGTAGGACAGGCCGTAGAGGAGGGCGAGGAATAGGGATTTCCCGGCCCTCGGAGGGCCCATTATCACTGTGACGTCCGCCATTTCCCCCCTCCCCCTGGTGAGGCAACGCGACCGCGTGGGGCAGAACTCGAATTTGAACACGGGTCTGTTCTAGCCTATCTTTTTAAGGGCTTCCGCGAGGCCCTCCAGCTCGGCCAGCTTGCCCCCCTTCCTCCCCAAGTCGGCCATCACCGACCTAATGACGTGGTACACGTCGCCGCCGAAGGCGAGGTACTCGCCTAGGACGTTTAGGGAGCTACCGAGCTGCCTCGCTATCTTGGGCCACCTGGGGGCTCTGTACTTGATCTGGGCGATGGCCTCCAGCAGTCTGTCGCCTCTGAATATGTTGACCCCGACGGTCCTCTGGAAGTAGTTGCCGGCCCTCTGGGTGATCCAGACGAGGATGTCCACGCTCTCTCTCACCGCGTATATGGTCTCGCCGACCGACAGCATGTACACCACCGCCCCCAGCTCGTTTAGATCCCCCGGCCGCATCTCTACGAGCCCAGCCATCCTCTGGAGCGTCATGAGGGTCCTCAGCGACGTCCTCCCCCTTGGGATAAACGTGAGGTTGAAGACGTCGTGTCCCCCGCCGGATGAGGACCTCCGCTCCACCCGCGCCTTTACGGTGCCGTAGATGTAGCCCAGGGTGCTGAGGGCGAAGCACGTGGCGCAGACCGCGTACTGGGACTGCCTTATGCCGTAGTTCTCCACGACGTATTTGCCGTAGACCCCCGAGAGAGGGAGGTAAAGCGTGTAGTACCCGCGTTTCTTTGGGCGGGCGCGGCCCTCCCCCCTCTTCTCCCTGTGCTCCTCGGAGAGGTCGAAGTCCGACTTGAGCGCATACAGCGCCTCTCTCAAGTCGGAGATCCAGCTGGGGAAGTTCCCCCGATCCACTGTGGATCTGTAGAGGTCGTACACCAGGCCAAAGTAGGGCACCTGCTCCTCCTCTGACTCCTCCCCCTTGCCCTTCGCCTTGGCCTCAGCGGCGATCTCGAGGAGCTCCATGGGCTCCCACTGGTCTATCCAGTTCAGCTCAGGCCTGTCGGCGCATACGGCGAATCTCTCGCCTCGCCGCTCTGCCCACCCCTCCATCTTCCCCTCGATGTGGAGGATCTTGATGAGGCCGTGCATGATGAGGGCGTCGGCTATAATGCCGTGGCCCGGCGTGATCATCTCCCGTGGGCACTGGGTCATAGCCCCAGCTCGCTCGCCGCCATGTATCTGCTAATGAAGGTTCCCTCTCCTGGGCGGCCCCTCGCTCCCCAGTTGTCGCATACGGTCAGCACGTGTAGTAGCCCGGCCACCCTCAGCCGTTTGACCCTCACCTCCTGGGGGGCGCCGCCGCTAAGATACACGGCGAGCTCCTGGAAGGCGTCGGCCACGTCGTCGGCGGTGGGCGGTCTGCTTGCCCACTCCCTCAGCGCCGCGGCTACCTCAGGCCTGTAGCTGTAGTTGGGGGTGCAACCGAGGCTCAGGTCGGAGTCCTTCAGCATGGCCCTCAGCGTGGAGACGTGGATGGCCCTCTCGCCGAGCTCGCCGGCGTAGGCGGCGAGGATCATGGGCTCGTGGTGGAGCGCGACCGCCGCCGCCACGTAGTACCTTGCCTCCGTCTGTACACTCCTCAACGCGAAGTAGGCCCCCAGCACCTCGTGCCTATACCTGGCGCGGTTGCCGGCTGTGTAAGCCCTGGCGAGCTTGCCTAGGTCGTGGAACTCCACGGCTAGGGCGGCGGCGTCGGCGGTCCCAAATGCCTTCTCCATCCAGCGGCCGTAGTAGGGCCTCAGCCTTTCACACGCCTCCAGAGCCTGCGTGATGTGGTCTTCGTAGGTCTGGAGGCAGTCCCTCCCCCGGAAGTAGGCGCAGCAGCTCATCGCCTCCTCCGCCCCCTCCCCCTCCTCTTCTGGCCTCCGCCGCTGAGCTGCGCCACGTCGAGCCCCGCCTCGTCGTACAGCTCCTCCACGTCCCTCCTGTCCACCACAACCACCTCAACCCCATCCCAGCCCCCCCGGAGCTCGCTTAGGTAGTAGAGAGTCTCGTCCTTCGCCGTGGCGATCCCCCTCACCGTATATGCGGTGGATACCTTCTGGAGCAGGGCGTTAATCCTGGGGTCCTCTCTGGAGGTGTAGCTCATCTTCATCGCGCCTCTCTCCACGTCCTCCTCCGTGATGTAGCGCCCCTTATCCCCATCCTGCTTCACGTCGGCAATAACAAGCGTGATGTAGCTGGAGGGCCTTATCCTCACCTCTCCTCTGGGCGGGTAGGAGAAGAGGGACAGCTCCTGCAGGTAGCCGAGCGCTTGGCCGTACCACGCCAGCCCCCTCGTCATGAGCTCCTCCACGGCCTTCTCGTTGTACACTCTGTCCACGGCCCTCTGTGCGTCTTCCCAAGACGTCAGCGCGGCGCCTCCCCGTAGCTCCTCCTCAAGGGCTTCGCGCGTGGCCTGCATGAGGGTCTGCGGGTAGGGGGCATCTCCCTCGGCCTCGTAGATGTAGGCCTCCGCCTTACCCCCGTCTCTCCCCACCCTCCCAATGCGCTGTATCAGCGCGTCTACGGGGGCCGTCTCGGTGTAGAGCGCCCTTAGGTTGGAGAAGTCGAGCCCCACCTCAAGCGCCTGGGTCCCAATCAGCACCGCGTCCTCGGCCACCTTTCCGTCCGCCAGCACCCTGCTCAGCTGCCTCTCCCTGTCCTCCCTCCTCATCAACGAGTGCACCACGGCCTTCTTCCCGCACCTCACCTGTTTGTAGATGCGCCGGGCCCTCTCTATCGTGTTCACAATGACGATGGTGGGCCTGCCGCATTCGATTTCCTCCGCCTTGAGGACCCCCTTCCTCCTCTCCACCTCCACGTTTCTTCTGACAGTGCCGGACCCAAGCGTCAGCCTCCCGCCGAGACACGGGATGTGCTTGAGGAAGGTCTCGGGGACCGTGGCGGTGGATATGACGACCTTGGCGCCGGCGGAGGCCAGGTCGCAGACTATCTTCCCCAGCACCCTGGGGCCTAGGTAGGCCTCGTCCTGTATGAGGTGGGCCTCGTCTAGGACAATGTAGGCGCTTGCGAGTAGGCCCGCGGGCATGCTGTACCTCCCCCTCTCCACGCCCTCCTCCCGCCACCTCTGCACCCGCCTCGCGAGGTAGCCGTAGGCCAGCGAGTCGACCGTGGTGAGGACTATGTGCCCCCCATATAGGAAGAGGGGCTTCGCCACCTCGCCGTGGTCCTCAGCGACGTTCAGCCTCGGGAGCCCCAGGCCTTGGACGGCCTGGGCGTAGACCTCCATCCTCCTCTTCATCTGCCTAAGGAGGGCGTGCATGGGCTCGACGACGTACAACCTGGGCGCGAACCACTCCCCCCTAAGCCACTGGGCGAAAAACGGCGCTGTCCAGATCTCGGTCTTTCCGAAGCCCGTCGGCGCCTTGAGGAGGATCACGCCGTCTGACCTCTCGATCCCCTCAGCCGCCTTGGCCTGCTCCGCGAGGACCTCCTCCCTCACGGCGCAGCTGGGCTCCCCCTTCGACCTACACCACGCCAGGCTCAGCTCCCTCACCAGCGTGTCAAGCCCTCTACCAGTCATCTCCCTCCGGAAACACAGCCTCGCCTAAGCAGAGCACCTTAGAACCAACCTCCACGCCGCCGCGCCTGTAGACCCCGCCCTCCTCCACCAAGGGGTATGCGAAGAGCTCCCGGTTCCCCCTCTCGTCTAAGGCGCGGTAGAGCGTGTAGCTACCTCTCCTCGCCTTCGCCGCCCTCACGGCGACGTTGACAAGCCCCCCGCACTCCCTCGGCTTCCCCTCCAGGACGTCGACGACCGACACGTAGGACTCGCTGTCGCCGAGCCTCGCCACAAGCCTAATCACGTGTTGCGGCACTCTCTCCCTGGTGACCAGCAGTATCTTGACGGCGTGGGCGTAGACGTACTCCCTAACCATAGCGTCCCGGGCGCCCGCGTAGTCCTCAAGGCCCGCCGGGAGGGACTTGTCCTCGAGCACCCCCCGCGTCCTCCACAACACCGCGGGGAACTTGGCCAGCTCCCCCACAGCCGCCGGCCTAGCCGCCACGACCAGCCCCTCCGCCTCCTTCATACACCGCGAACCCCGGCACATGCCGGCGTGGGCCATGGCCGCCCCCAGCGCCCCCACGACGGCGTGCGGCGTGGGAAGCGGATATGCGGAGGCCACCTGATAGACGTCCACCACCTTCACCGAGTACAGAGGCGCCCTGGCCTCGATCAGGTAGTAGTGCATCACCTCCTAGCGGGTTGCCCCCCTGGCAGAGCCCTCCCAAGGACCTCTTGAAATAGGGCGTCCAGCGTGTCGGCCTTTTTACACTCAAGGACGTCGTTGCTCCGCGGGCAGTCGACGCCGTAGCACAGCACGACCCCCTTCTTCCCCACAGCCCTTAAATACGCCGTCAGGAGCTCCGCCGACCTTGCGACGTAGTCTGGATACGCGCCGTGTACGAGGTTGGGGATGGGCGAGTCCGATATTGCGATCACCAGCTCCCTAAGCCTCGCGATGGGGAGAGCGCGCGCCTGCTTAGAGCCAACTCCGTTGAACAGCCGTAGCAGAGCCACAAGCGCCGACTTTATCCTCAGCTCCCTCTCCTTATCGTCTACATCGCTTTTTCCCTCCTGGTAGAGCGGCACCCCGGAGAGCCCGAGGTCCATGGCCACCGCGAAGCCGTAGACCGCCGATGAGTACTCCTGCTTGAAGACCATCATCTCCGTCCCCTCCTGCTCCTCCTTGGACTTCACCTGCTGCGTCCTCTTGAAGGGGTCCACCCTGTTGTGTACCACGGCGAACTTGCTCGCCGCCTCGAGGTTCTTCTCCTCCAGCACCGGCACAGCGAAGGACACCCTCACGAGGCTGTCGCGCTTGATCTGCTTGTCAGGGAGGAGGAAGCCGTGGAGGTCGTTGCAGAGGTCTTTTATGGCCTCGGCCTCGCTGGAGGCGTCATCGCCGCCCAAGTTCTTCCCCCTCAGCCCCACCCCCTTCATGCAGAATTCGTTCAGTTGCTTCCCCCCGAGGTCTTGGTACACCTCGGCCAGATACACCGAGTGCCAGTGCTTCAGAGCGTTCCCAGTCAACACGGGCACTTCGTAGGCTTTCCCGCCGTGAACCACCTTGGCCACGGCGTGCATGTTGTAGTTGCCCATGTTGCCGGCGCCGGTCAAGACCGACAGCTGCGCCTCGAAGCGGCCCGCGGCCCTAACGTAGGGGGGAGCCACCCTCATGGCCCCTTAAGCAACTTCTTCAGCTCTACAGTCAGCTTGTCGGGAGCTAGGGCCATGGCGCAGAAGAGCCTCACCATCCGGGCCCTCTCTCTGTCGTCCGCCTCCTCAAGGCGCTTGGCGAGCTCGGCCACGTATCTGCCCCAAGCCGCCAGCCTATTCCTGGCCCTCTGTAAAGCCGCCAGCCTATCCTTGACCTTCTGTGATTCCTTACTCTGGGGGTTGTGCTTGAGCTCCTCCTCTATATCGTTCAGCTTCTCCTCTACGTCGTTCAGTACCTTCACAACGATCCTCGAGAGCTTCGCCAGCTGCTCCGGGTACTTCTCAGGGGATCTGGAGAGCTCGTCCAACACGTCGTAGGCCATCTCCAGATGCACAGCCGGCCTCACGGAGCGGGCCGCCCTCTCCACTAGCTCTTCCCTCTTGATCTGTACAGACTCCATAGGGGAGGGAATACAATAATTATTAAGAGTTTCTCTCTACAAAGACCCGGCTCTGTTTTGCATAAGACGAGCAACTGTGGTGAGGAGCGGGTCGACGAAGTACTCCCTCCTCCTGCCGCCGAGGGACTTCACAACCCCCGCCTCGCTCAGGTCCTTGAGGTACCTCGCAACAGTCGTCGAGTCCCGGCCCACCAACTGCGCCACGTCGTCTATCCCCACTCTCCCGCTTACCGAAGCCACTACGCCCAGCTTCGCCGGGCTGAGCCTGCAGAGGTCGCAGAACGCGGTGAGGGGGGTCAAATCCAGGGGCTCCGCCGAGTACTCCGGGAGGACGTACACCTCGGACCTCCGGAGGAGGGATGCCAGCAGGGCGAGGAGCACCAGCAACCTAGGACCGCCCGCCAGCACGACCCTCTCCAGCCCCAGGCCGTAGATCTGCTCCAGCGCCTCGCCGGGCTTGGTCAGATCCACCCTAAACCCGGTCCCCCTCCCGAAAGCGGCTATCAGCTCCCTCACGGTGCTCTCCGACCTCGAGTCCTCCCCCCTGCCGGTGTAGGCGTAGAGAAAGATGTACTCGTCAGCCGGCCCCAGCTTGGCGAGAGCCCGCACCGCGAACCTGTGCTCAAACCCCACCGTGATGCCCATCCTCATTGCAAGCCACCTGCAACCCGAGATATAAACCTTGTAGACGAAAAAGGTTTTCACCACACCTCATCAAAACTTCGTGTTGACACTCCTGGAGATCGCCCGCCTACTGAGGAGGGCCAAGGTCACCCAGGGCCCCGCCGAGGTTTCGCCGGAGCTGAGGGGCTGGGCCTACGACAGGCAGCCGGTCAAGCCCCCCGCCTACCTCGGCCTCGCCCTCTCCGACTTCGCCTACGGCTACTGCCCCACTGGGAGGAGCCTTTACCTCAAGTACGTGCTGGGGGAGAGGCCCCAGCCCACCAAGCCCCTCGCCGAGGGGCAGGCCCTACACGCCGTCCTCTTCAAGGCGCTGGAGGACTTCAGGAGGTACGTCTACTCGGGCACCCCCATGTCCCCCCCGGGCGAGGGCATGCCGGAGGACCTCAGAGCTAAGGCCGAGGCGCTGTATAGATACATCGCCGTTAGGCTCACCGGCGAGTACCAGCACGTCCTGGCCTCCCGCCTGGCCAGAAGCCGCGACGCCGCCGCCTTCTACGCCGCCCCCATAGCCGCCCAGATAGCCGTAGACGGCGCCCCCCTCGGCCTCAGCTACGTCGTGGCGGACGGCGTGGCGCTGGGGGCCGTGGTGGAGTTCAAGTTCGGCCCCAGCCAGAACGTCGACGTAGCGCTGGCCGGCTACGCCATGGCCATAGAGGCGGAGTACGGCGTCCCCATAGACTACGGCATACACGTCCAGATATCTATAGACGGGCAGGTGGAGTACAGAGCCACCGCCTACCACCTCGGCGACGCCCCCCGCGCCAAGTTCCTCGAGGCCAGAGACGAGGCCATCGACGTCGTCGCCTCCGCCAGAGACCCAGGCCCCGCCCCCCAGTGCCCCAAGACTTGCCCCTACTACAGCGTATGCAGGTCGTAGTGGCCGCATACGGCGCCAGGATAAGGGCTAGGAAGGGCCTCCTCCTCGTGGAGACAAAGGAGGGCGCCAGGGAGTACCCCCTACACGAGGTAGACGAGGTCCTCCTACTCACCGGCGGCATATCCATAACGACGAGGGCGCTCAGGGCCCTCCTCGCCGCCGGGGCCACAGTCGCCGTCTTCAGCCCCCGCGGGGAGCCCCTGGGCATATTCATGAAGCCCATCGGAGACGCCACGGGGGCCAAGAGGAGGTGCCAGTACAAGGCGGCGGAGGACGGCAGAGGGCTACAGTACGCCAAGAGCTGGGTCTTCAAGAAGATGCTGGGCCAGAGAGACAACATCAAGGCCTGGCGCCGCCGCCTAAGAGGCTACAGCCAATACGCCGAGTCCCTAGCCAAGGCCCTACAGGCGCTGAGAGACGCCGCCTCCCCCCACGCTGTCTTGGAGGCCGAGGCGGCGGCCGCCGAGGCCTACTGGGCCGCCTACAGGGAGGTCACGGGGTTCCCCGGCAGAGACCAGGAGGGGAGAGACCCCGTCAACGCCGGCCTAAACTACGGCTACGGGATCTTGAAGGCCCTGGTCTACAAATCCCTGATCCTCGCCGGGCTGGACCCATACGTCGGCTTCCTCCACGTAGACAAATCCGGGAGGCCCTCCCTAGCGCTGGACTTCATGGAGCAGTGGAGGCCCCGCGTCGACGCCGTCGTGGCCAAGATGGCGGACAAGCTGGAGTCCGAGGGCGGCCTACTCACCCGCCGGTCCCGCCTGGAGCTGGCCGCCGCCGTCCTGGAGGAGCTCCACGCCGCCAAGAGGCCCCTCTCCGCCGAGATCCACAGAGAGGCCAGAGCTCTGGCGCGCTCCATATGTACATAATAGTGGTGTACGACATAACGGAAAACGACGTCAGAGCCAAGGTGGCCGACATCCTAAGGGCCTACGGCCTAGCCCGCATCCAGCGCTCCGCCTACGTCGGCAGGCTCCCGCCGGCCCTCGTCAAGGAGCTCGCCGAGAGGCTCGCCAGAGCCGTAAAGGGGGCAAACGCCGACATAGCCATATTCAAGGTAGACAAGAGGGCCATAGAGACCGCACTGAGGATACCCCCCAGGCCCCCCGCGGGACATGCAGCCCTGCATTAACCCAAGCCTAATACGGCAGTACCTCTACTGCCCCATGGCCGCCTACTACACCGCCACAGGCGCCCCGGAGCCCCCCACCCTCAGGATGCAGAAGGGCAGAGAGCTCCAGCAGGAGGCCGCACAAGCCGCCGCCAAGGCCCTAGGCGCCCAGAAGGCCGAATACGCCGTCCACATAGCCGCCCCGCCCCTCTGCGGCACGGTAGACGCCGTCCTCTGGATCAACGGAAGGCCAAGCCCCCTCGAGGTGAAGGCCGCGGCGAGGCCCCGCCGCATCCCCATACACCACAAGGCACAAGCCGCCGCCTACACCGCCATGGTGCAGAAACGATACGGAAAAGCCGTCACCACAGCCTACATATACTACGCCGAGAGCGGCCACATAGCCCACATCCACATCACCAAAGACCTACAAGAGCTGTTGAACTACGCCGTCTCGAGACTACAGCAGATACTCCAGGGAAAGCCGCCGGTCCTAAACCCAAATCCGGCGAAATGCCAAAACTGCTGGTACAGAAAATGGTGCAGCCACCTGCCAACAACAGTGGAAAAAATCTAGCCCCACACAACGCCGGCCCAACCCCCCTTCAACACCCCCGCCCTCCAATAGACCAACCTACGTTGGAACACAAGCGCCGCCACCGGCGTTCAACAACCTCGCTTTGAGACCCAGTATAAAGTTTGGCCTGTAGTCGGGCCTTTCAATCCTCTCTTTGAGATTCGCTAGTCGTGTACGCCAGGGCGCGCAACTGCACCGTGGTGCTTTCAATCCTCTCTTTGAGATTCCGGCGATGGATATGTCTATGTCAACGGCGTTAGGAGGGCTACTTTCAATCCTCTCTTTGAGATTCATCCGTACTACTGGCAGAAGAACGCGTATGCGTTTGAGACTTTCAATCCTCTCTTTGAGATTCACAGGGGCTTCTCTGCGCCCAGCTCAAGGGGAGTCTTCTTTCAATCCTCTCTTTGAGATTCGCGTCGATGTCTGTATATGCATATATTTGTGCTGTAATACACTTTCAATCCTCTCTTTGAGATTCGTATGGCCGCCCCGCCAGCACTGATCCTGCCGCCCCCAGGCTCCTTTCAATCCTCTCTTTGAGATTCGGCTCATGAGGAGTGCGTAGAGCGTGCCAAGACGTGCTACATTACTTTCAATCCTCTCTTTGAGATTCGTGGATGGGGCCCTTAACAATTATTGCCCGATCTAGGTTGGTCACTTTCAATCCTCTCTTTGAGATTCTTACTGCAGAGGGCCAGCCAGGCCTACAGAACATACATCCGCCGTCTTTCAATCCTCTCTTTGAGATTCGGCCCTACTAATAGCCGGGGCCCTGGCGGCATCTGGCGCCGGGGCCCTTTCAATCCTCTCTTTGAGATTCAGGGAGCTTGCGCAGTTGGTTGACAAGCTCGAGAATCTGAGACGTCCTTTCAATCCTCTCTTTGAGATTCAGATGGCGATAGTATAGTCGTGAAGCAGTTGCCAGACTTTCAATCCTCTCTTTGAGATTCCGGCATCTGCCACTGTATCAACCACCCCACTATCAAGTATACAGACCTTTCAATCCTCTCTTTGAGATTCTACTATCACGCTCCACGCGATTCGTGGTTCTGGTATCCGTCTTTCAATCCTCTCTTTGAGATTCAGCATGG
This genomic interval carries:
- a CDS encoding CRISPR-associated protein; amino-acid sequence: MTQCPREMITPGHGIIADALIMHGLIKILHIEGKMEGWAERRGERFAVCADRPELNWIDQWEPMELLEIAAEAKAKGKGEESEEEQVPYFGLVYDLYRSTVDRGNFPSWISDLREALYALKSDFDLSEEHREKRGEGRARPKKRGYYTLYLPLSGVYGKYVVENYGIRQSQYAVCATCFALSTLGYIYGTVKARVERRSSSGGGHDVFNLTFIPRGRTSLRTLMTLQRMAGLVEMRPGDLNELGAVVYMLSVGETIYAVRESVDILVWITQRAGNYFQRTVGVNIFRGDRLLEAIAQIKYRAPRWPKIARQLGSSLNVLGEYLAFGGDVYHVIRSVMADLGRKGGKLAELEGLAEALKKIG
- a CDS encoding CRISPR-associated protein, with product MSCCAYFRGRDCLQTYEDHITQALEACERLRPYYGRWMEKAFGTADAAALAVEFHDLGKLARAYTAGNRARYRHEVLGAYFALRSVQTEARYYVAAAVALHHEPMILAAYAGELGERAIHVSTLRAMLKDSDLSLGCTPNYSYRPEVAAALREWASRPPTADDVADAFQELAVYLSGGAPQEVRVKRLRVAGLLHVLTVCDNWGARGRPGEGTFISRYMAASELGL
- the cas3 gene encoding CRISPR-associated helicase Cas3', which translates into the protein MTGRGLDTLVRELSLAWCRSKGEPSCAVREEVLAEQAKAAEGIERSDGVILLKAPTGFGKTEIWTAPFFAQWLRGEWFAPRLYVVEPMHALLRQMKRRMEVYAQAVQGLGLPRLNVAEDHGEVAKPLFLYGGHIVLTTVDSLAYGYLARRVQRWREEGVERGRYSMPAGLLASAYIVLDEAHLIQDEAYLGPRVLGKIVCDLASAGAKVVISTATVPETFLKHIPCLGGRLTLGSGTVRRNVEVERRKGVLKAEEIECGRPTIVIVNTIERARRIYKQVRCGKKAVVHSLMRREDRERQLSRVLADGKVAEDAVLIGTQALEVGLDFSNLRALYTETAPVDALIQRIGRVGRDGGKAEAYIYEAEGDAPYPQTLMQATREALEEELRGGAALTSWEDAQRAVDRVYNEKAVEELMTRGLAWYGQALGYLQELSLFSYPPRGEVRIRPSSYITLVIADVKQDGDKGRYITEEDVERGAMKMSYTSREDPRINALLQKVSTAYTVRGIATAKDETLYYLSELRGGWDGVEVVVVDRRDVEELYDEAGLDVAQLSGGGQKRRGRGRRRR
- the cas5a gene encoding type I-A CRISPR-associated protein Cas5a; the protein is MHYYLIEARAPLYSVKVVDVYQVASAYPLPTPHAVVGALGAAMAHAGMCRGSRCMKEAEGLVVAARPAAVGELAKFPAVLWRTRGVLEDKSLPAGLEDYAGARDAMVREYVYAHAVKILLVTRERVPQHVIRLVARLGDSESYVSVVDVLEGKPRECGGLVNVAVRAAKARRGSYTLYRALDERGNRELFAYPLVEEGGVYRRGGVEVGSKVLCLGEAVFPEGDDW
- the cas7a gene encoding type I-A CRISPR-associated protein Cas7/Csa2, with translation MRVAPPYVRAAGRFEAQLSVLTGAGNMGNYNMHAVAKVVHGGKAYEVPVLTGNALKHWHSVYLAEVYQDLGGKQLNEFCMKGVGLRGKNLGGDDASSEAEAIKDLCNDLHGFLLPDKQIKRDSLVRVSFAVPVLEEKNLEAASKFAVVHNRVDPFKRTQQVKSKEEQEGTEMMVFKQEYSSAVYGFAVAMDLGLSGVPLYQEGKSDVDDKERELRIKSALVALLRLFNGVGSKQARALPIARLRELVIAISDSPIPNLVHGAYPDYVARSAELLTAYLRAVGKKGVVLCYGVDCPRSNDVLECKKADTLDALFQEVLGRALPGGQPARR
- the csa3 gene encoding CRISPR-associated CARF protein Csa3, coding for MVKTFFVYKVYISGCRWLAMRMGITVGFEHRFAVRALAKLGPADEYIFLYAYTGRGEDSRSESTVRELIAAFGRGTGFRVDLTKPGEALEQIYGLGLERVVLAGGPRLLVLLALLASLLRRSEVYVLPEYSAEPLDLTPLTAFCDLCRLSPAKLGVVASVSGRVGIDDVAQLVGRDSTTVARYLKDLSEAGVVKSLGGRRREYFVDPLLTTVARLMQNRAGSL
- the cas4a gene encoding type I-A CRISPR-associated protein Cas4/Csa1 yields the protein MLTLLEIARLLRRAKVTQGPAEVSPELRGWAYDRQPVKPPAYLGLALSDFAYGYCPTGRSLYLKYVLGERPQPTKPLAEGQALHAVLFKALEDFRRYVYSGTPMSPPGEGMPEDLRAKAEALYRYIAVRLTGEYQHVLASRLARSRDAAAFYAAPIAAQIAVDGAPLGLSYVVADGVALGAVVEFKFGPSQNVDVALAGYAMAIEAEYGVPIDYGIHVQISIDGQVEYRATAYHLGDAPRAKFLEARDEAIDVVASARDPGPAPQCPKTCPYYSVCRS
- the cas1 gene encoding CRISPR-associated endonuclease Cas1, whose product is MQVVVAAYGARIRARKGLLLVETKEGAREYPLHEVDEVLLLTGGISITTRALRALLAAGATVAVFSPRGEPLGIFMKPIGDATGAKRRCQYKAAEDGRGLQYAKSWVFKKMLGQRDNIKAWRRRLRGYSQYAESLAKALQALRDAASPHAVLEAEAAAAEAYWAAYREVTGFPGRDQEGRDPVNAGLNYGYGILKALVYKSLILAGLDPYVGFLHVDKSGRPSLALDFMEQWRPRVDAVVAKMADKLESEGGLLTRRSRLELAAAVLEELHAAKRPLSAEIHREARALARSICT
- the cas2 gene encoding CRISPR-associated endonuclease Cas2, which produces MYIIVVYDITENDVRAKVADILRAYGLARIQRSAYVGRLPPALVKELAERLARAVKGANADIAIFKVDKRAIETALRIPPRPPAGHAALH
- the cas4 gene encoding CRISPR-associated protein Cas4 translates to MQPCINPSLIRQYLYCPMAAYYTATGAPEPPTLRMQKGRELQQEAAQAAAKALGAQKAEYAVHIAAPPLCGTVDAVLWINGRPSPLEVKAAARPRRIPIHHKAQAAAYTAMVQKRYGKAVTTAYIYYAESGHIAHIHITKDLQELLNYAVSRLQQILQGKPPVLNPNPAKCQNCWYRKWCSHLPTTVEKI